In Nakamurella antarctica, the following are encoded in one genomic region:
- a CDS encoding glycosyltransferase has protein sequence MSDAVTQNAPLVSVVLLNFRGADDTVAAIEALRLLNWPTQSLEIICVDNASGDDSVTRIRAAFPDVRLIESKTNTGFTGGCNLGAREATGSYVAFLNNDAKPHEDWLRTAIPELENHADVGAVACKVLSWDGSVVDYVGGDLTWYGMGYKKEVNQPDDVGWNTGKDVLFGTGAALITRRDLFLSTGGFDERFFMFFEDVDYGWRLNLLGWRVRYVPSSLVFHRHHASMKSFGNYHEDFLLDRNALMTIYKNFSDATLAAALPGALALTARRAVVRGGLDSESLDLRRAAEHVGEDVTVPKTALAGLFAVDSFVENLADLTRTRVELQSSRKRSDADLMRLFGDSMRSMQSDARTLQGYQSIVEAFGVADHLQQRRRILIVTGDRLSKQMAGPAIRAWHIATLLGAEHDVRLVSTSFVDVVSPIFDVDLAPVHNTRSMDKHVQWADIIMFQGYALSQYSALQKTDKIMICDLYDPMHLEQLEQARELAPEQWRNVVSSATDVLNMQLRRGDFFLCASDRQRHFWLGQLAAVGRINPDNYAVDESLDQLIDIAPFGLTTEAPVQTRHALKGTFDGINADDKVVIWGGGVYNWFDPQTLVKAVGELAERRGNIRLVFLGMKHPNPHVPQMRAANEARALADSLGLTGKNVFFNEIWVDYDDRHNYLLDSDAGVTTHFDHVETTFSFRTRILDYLWAGLPIVTTGGDSFGELVREKGLGIAVSAENVTELAEALEIVLYDEEFAKRVKDNISSLRDQYTWEHALTPLLEFCRDPRPAPDRISGAALAWPTSKQHYKPNLSTDLALLKMYLKAGGVRELATRIVGRLKRTSLKLLSR, from the coding sequence ATGTCTGACGCCGTCACGCAAAATGCGCCACTCGTGTCCGTGGTGCTGTTGAACTTCCGAGGCGCTGATGACACGGTCGCTGCCATCGAAGCATTGCGGCTACTGAATTGGCCGACCCAATCGTTGGAAATCATATGCGTCGACAACGCCTCCGGCGACGACAGTGTCACGCGGATCCGCGCCGCGTTCCCCGATGTGCGATTGATCGAATCTAAGACAAATACCGGTTTCACCGGGGGGTGCAACCTCGGTGCTCGAGAAGCAACCGGGTCCTATGTGGCGTTTCTGAACAACGATGCCAAACCGCACGAGGATTGGCTTCGGACAGCCATCCCAGAGTTGGAAAATCATGCGGATGTCGGTGCCGTCGCATGCAAGGTGCTCAGCTGGGACGGAAGTGTCGTCGATTACGTGGGAGGTGATCTGACTTGGTACGGAATGGGGTACAAGAAAGAGGTTAATCAGCCAGATGACGTCGGCTGGAACACAGGCAAGGACGTCCTGTTCGGGACTGGCGCGGCCTTGATTACCCGACGCGACTTATTTCTCTCCACCGGTGGATTTGACGAGCGATTCTTCATGTTCTTCGAGGACGTGGATTATGGGTGGCGCCTTAACTTGCTCGGTTGGCGTGTGCGATATGTGCCGAGTTCGTTGGTCTTCCATCGTCACCATGCCTCAATGAAGTCCTTCGGTAACTATCACGAGGATTTTTTGCTCGACCGTAATGCGCTGATGACCATTTACAAGAACTTCTCGGACGCCACGCTTGCTGCTGCCCTGCCAGGCGCTCTAGCGCTTACCGCGCGCCGAGCGGTGGTCCGCGGCGGCCTTGATTCCGAATCTTTGGACCTGCGACGCGCTGCCGAACACGTAGGTGAAGATGTCACCGTGCCAAAAACAGCGTTGGCCGGTTTGTTCGCAGTAGATTCCTTCGTCGAAAACTTGGCAGATCTGACTAGGACCCGAGTGGAACTGCAAAGCAGCCGAAAGCGCTCCGATGCAGATCTCATGCGCCTTTTCGGTGACTCGATGCGTTCCATGCAGAGTGACGCCCGAACACTCCAGGGATATCAATCCATCGTGGAAGCCTTCGGCGTGGCAGACCATCTGCAGCAACGTCGCCGCATCCTCATCGTCACTGGCGACAGGTTGAGTAAGCAGATGGCGGGCCCGGCTATTCGTGCGTGGCATATTGCGACACTCCTCGGCGCCGAACACGATGTTCGCCTGGTCAGCACCAGCTTCGTTGACGTGGTGTCGCCGATCTTTGATGTTGACTTGGCCCCCGTGCACAACACCCGGTCGATGGACAAGCACGTGCAGTGGGCTGACATCATCATGTTCCAGGGCTATGCGCTTTCCCAGTACTCAGCTTTGCAAAAAACAGACAAGATCATGATCTGCGACCTTTACGATCCGATGCACCTGGAACAACTGGAGCAAGCTCGTGAGCTTGCTCCAGAGCAGTGGCGCAATGTGGTGTCGTCGGCGACAGATGTTCTTAATATGCAGCTTCGCCGCGGTGACTTTTTCCTCTGCGCTTCCGACCGCCAACGGCATTTTTGGCTCGGCCAACTTGCCGCTGTGGGGAGAATCAATCCCGACAATTACGCGGTCGACGAAAGCCTGGATCAGCTGATAGACATTGCGCCGTTCGGCCTCACTACGGAAGCACCAGTACAAACACGGCATGCGCTCAAAGGGACCTTTGACGGCATCAATGCGGACGACAAGGTCGTCATCTGGGGTGGCGGCGTCTACAACTGGTTTGACCCGCAGACTTTGGTGAAGGCCGTCGGCGAGCTCGCCGAGCGGAGGGGGAACATCCGGTTGGTTTTCCTGGGGATGAAGCATCCGAACCCGCATGTCCCGCAAATGCGGGCTGCGAACGAAGCTCGTGCGCTCGCGGACTCCCTGGGTCTGACCGGCAAGAATGTCTTCTTCAACGAAATCTGGGTTGACTACGACGATCGCCATAACTATCTGCTGGATTCCGATGCGGGCGTCACCACACACTTCGACCACGTGGAGACGACGTTCTCGTTTCGAACCCGGATCTTGGACTACTTGTGGGCTGGGCTGCCCATCGTCACGACAGGCGGCGACAGTTTCGGCGAGTTGGTCCGGGAAAAGGGCCTGGGAATCGCAGTCAGCGCGGAGAACGTCACCGAGCTAGCCGAGGCCCTCGAGATCGTGCTGTACGACGAAGAATTCGCCAAGCGCGTCAAGGACAATATTTCCTCCCTCCGGGACCAATATACTTGGGAACATGCCCTGACTCCGTTGTTGGAGTTCTGCCGAGATCCTCGGCCCGCACCTGATCGGATATCTGGGGCGGCATTGGCTTGGCCTACTTCCAAACAACACTACAAACCCAATCTTTCTACCGATTTGGCTTTGTTGAAGATGTACCTGAAGGCCGGCGGTGTAAGAGAACTAGCCACTCGAATCGTGGGGCGGCTCAAGCGAACTTCCCTCAAACTCCTGAGTCGCTAA
- a CDS encoding transposase, protein MLSLAGTNPDRSQVWNRLIDFYQHCADADIPQLGRLAWTITIWQPSIIAGINTGISNGKTEGYNRIVNSITATPHSDGSMVGCVAFGFRNTENHKRRIRFACTRASRREPTRTAKSH, encoded by the coding sequence TTGCTGTCCCTGGCTGGCACTAACCCAGACCGATCCCAGGTCTGGAACCGGCTTATCGACTTCTACCAGCACTGCGCCGACGCCGACATTCCGCAACTGGGCCGCTTGGCGTGGACCATCACCATCTGGCAACCATCAATCATCGCCGGCATCAACACCGGAATCAGCAACGGCAAAACCGAAGGCTACAACCGCATCGTCAACTCCATCACGGCTACGCCCCACAGCGACGGCTCCATGGTCGGCTGTGTCGCATTCGGGTTCAGAAACACCGAAAACCACAAAAGGAGAATACGATTCGCTTGCACCCGAGCATCACGCCGGGAGCCAACCAGAACCGCTAAGTCCCACTGA
- a CDS encoding CAP domain-containing protein encodes MLQTLTAGRVSPVATGGRAKANRLLACLVLVCAMLVPAVASAPMALAAGPQLTAFDQELISMINVKRSAAGLPQVQEATGLTNLSVWWSSQMADGATGNQLQHNPNAFQQVTSYGASNRTSWGENVAKWSPASVTAQSIFDSYWASPGHKANILGASFRFVGMGSVTGSNGASWNTMTFTDQVEPGQVVAPPAPVPNGNPVGVVDVVQKSGSTVYVQGWGWDPDALSSSAAVHIYDFLPSGGSVGYQTVANIPRADVWAAYPASGPNRGYGLTIPISGTGKHNICAYVINQGPGGNVQVGCRAVEVGQPFGSFDTAVISPGSVSVSGWSIDPGAPTTSTQVHVYDTGPTGTVGYQLQASQSRSDVGAVYPGTGSNHGFRQALSITAEGNHNLCAYVISASAGSNQSLGCKTIVIRYLTGVVDSARAAGSQISVQGWVFDALNPSATVEIHAYVSGPAGVIGYPGNYANGPRGDVGAAYGTGNNHGFGFSIPSSGRGANTVCLYAISTQAASGNKELGCQQVVVN; translated from the coding sequence GTTGCCACAGGCGGGCGAGCGAAAGCCAACCGCCTCTTGGCGTGCCTCGTGCTGGTGTGCGCGATGCTAGTGCCCGCCGTCGCATCGGCACCCATGGCTTTGGCTGCTGGCCCACAGCTAACCGCCTTCGATCAGGAGTTGATCAGCATGATCAACGTCAAGCGTTCCGCGGCTGGTCTGCCACAAGTTCAGGAAGCAACGGGACTCACGAATCTGTCCGTGTGGTGGTCGAGCCAGATGGCAGACGGGGCTACCGGCAATCAGCTTCAGCACAACCCGAATGCATTCCAGCAGGTCACCAGCTATGGAGCGTCGAACCGTACGTCATGGGGTGAGAACGTGGCGAAGTGGTCGCCGGCCTCGGTCACCGCCCAATCAATTTTTGACTCGTACTGGGCGTCGCCAGGGCACAAAGCCAACATTCTTGGCGCGTCATTCCGATTTGTCGGAATGGGATCTGTCACCGGCTCGAACGGTGCGAGTTGGAACACGATGACCTTCACGGACCAGGTTGAGCCTGGGCAGGTGGTCGCTCCGCCGGCCCCAGTACCGAATGGGAACCCTGTCGGCGTTGTCGACGTAGTGCAGAAGTCGGGCAGCACGGTTTACGTCCAGGGGTGGGGCTGGGATCCGGACGCCCTATCCAGTTCAGCCGCAGTGCATATCTATGATTTTCTGCCGTCCGGCGGTTCCGTTGGTTATCAGACCGTTGCCAATATTCCGCGGGCAGACGTTTGGGCCGCGTATCCAGCCAGCGGCCCAAATCGTGGGTACGGATTGACCATCCCAATTTCGGGAACAGGTAAGCACAATATTTGCGCCTATGTGATTAACCAGGGCCCTGGCGGGAACGTTCAGGTCGGTTGCCGCGCGGTGGAGGTGGGTCAACCCTTTGGTTCCTTTGATACTGCAGTTATAAGTCCGGGCTCAGTCAGCGTTTCAGGTTGGAGCATTGATCCGGGAGCGCCCACCACTTCAACACAAGTGCACGTGTACGACACGGGGCCTACTGGGACTGTTGGCTACCAGCTGCAAGCGTCTCAGTCCAGATCTGATGTTGGGGCAGTATACCCTGGCACCGGTTCCAATCATGGTTTCAGGCAGGCCCTTTCGATTACGGCGGAGGGAAACCATAATCTCTGTGCGTACGTAATTTCGGCGAGCGCAGGGAGTAATCAGTCGTTGGGTTGCAAGACGATCGTGATTCGATACTTGACTGGCGTGGTTGATTCTGCTCGTGCGGCCGGCAGTCAGATATCGGTGCAGGGTTGGGTATTTGACGCGTTGAACCCCTCCGCCACAGTTGAGATTCATGCATACGTCTCTGGCCCTGCCGGGGTAATTGGTTATCCAGGAAATTACGCAAACGGCCCTCGCGGTGATGTCGGAGCGGCATATGGAACCGGCAACAATCACGGATTTGGGTTCAGCATTCCCAGCAGTGGTCGCGGTGCGAACACCGTCTGTTTATACGCCATTAGTACCCAAGCTGCTTCGGGAAACAAGGAGTTAGGCTGCCAACAAGTGGTGGTGAATTAG